A stretch of the Filimonas lacunae genome encodes the following:
- a CDS encoding zinc-dependent metalloprotease → MNKKRFVMGAFMGLLLSGGKLYAFDGPMPFSKFYKASMKVTPGVFTVYQDSNRYFMEIKADALEKDILVLGDIARGQSEMIAPSSGVVRFSTGDGGHLNVTRQEYNDAVSPEYNQDLEPLLQLSNLVPVSFVVKIEAMGKDSASYIIELTQNLQQGGSFFSFRDFSPLSHPDPMRSGIQAVRASKDAVTFTVLRTQTDELNQTGGKQEVASAFLVNLTFQRLHRSMKTRMADPRIGFATVAYKDFGKTPYNVRNVKLIKKWNIAVKPEDSAAYAQGKPVDAAVPVKVYIDPQTPVLFMPYIRKAVEQWNQAFAAAGFKNVLTISADESDNRLLYGNILIKWVNTSSKVDAEVINDPRNGEILTGRININEGAIETLMQRYFTACGLLDKRVVSNLDDVSLKGELMQWVVLHQFAKVLGMENNLAGSTAYSVSELRNADFVKRFGITASVSDDIAFNYVAQPGDQLPVSSLIAGISSYDSLAIGWAYHVFANDAQARQALQQVAFANKALRYVPASKNDPLTLSDDLSNDQVAAGELGMKNLSVLYPQLESITGKMQVPDEDWMVFKKLSYAMFNTYDTYVKNAAAYIGGISDMPVLKGYNEVPVLYVSKQQQQQAFAFISNYALNGVPEWMSSKRLQSLGKEAIRDTFLRMAGSVLNKLISPEVLDRLVAAENAMGSAAYTASDLFAQLDHVVFKDFNAAFTPDDYNLEMQRTFVSNLVQIAGKASITTGLNDVTDVLHFYTSRTIKNIQRLAKTHQNAQVRMRYQLMMNSIEKDYLKKPI, encoded by the coding sequence GTGAATAAGAAGAGATTTGTTATGGGTGCGTTTATGGGCCTGTTGCTGTCCGGCGGCAAGCTGTATGCTTTTGATGGGCCAATGCCTTTCAGTAAGTTTTATAAAGCCAGTATGAAGGTGACACCAGGTGTGTTTACTGTTTACCAGGACAGCAACCGCTACTTCATGGAAATTAAGGCCGATGCATTGGAGAAGGATATCCTGGTGCTGGGTGATATAGCCCGTGGACAATCAGAAATGATTGCACCTTCATCGGGTGTAGTACGTTTTAGCACGGGAGATGGCGGGCATTTGAATGTAACACGCCAGGAGTATAACGATGCGGTGTCGCCGGAATATAACCAGGATCTGGAGCCACTGCTACAATTGAGTAACCTGGTGCCGGTGAGCTTTGTGGTGAAGATTGAGGCCATGGGTAAAGATTCGGCCAGTTATATTATTGAGCTTACCCAAAACCTGCAGCAAGGGGGAAGTTTTTTTTCGTTCCGTGATTTTAGTCCTTTAAGTCATCCGGACCCTATGCGTTCGGGTATACAGGCGGTAAGGGCTTCTAAAGATGCGGTAACTTTTACGGTGCTGAGAACACAAACAGATGAGCTGAACCAGACGGGTGGAAAGCAGGAGGTGGCAAGCGCTTTCCTGGTAAACCTTACGTTTCAGCGTTTACACCGTTCTATGAAAACGCGTATGGCCGATCCGCGTATTGGATTTGCCACAGTAGCTTATAAGGATTTTGGTAAAACGCCCTATAATGTAAGGAATGTAAAGCTGATTAAGAAATGGAACATAGCTGTGAAGCCGGAAGATAGCGCCGCTTATGCACAAGGGAAACCGGTAGATGCGGCTGTGCCTGTGAAGGTGTATATAGATCCACAAACGCCCGTGTTGTTTATGCCTTATATACGCAAGGCAGTAGAGCAGTGGAACCAGGCGTTTGCAGCAGCAGGTTTCAAAAATGTGTTAACCATCAGTGCAGATGAGTCAGATAATCGTTTATTGTATGGCAATATTTTGATTAAATGGGTGAACACTTCTTCAAAGGTGGATGCGGAGGTGATCAATGATCCGCGTAATGGAGAGATATTAACTGGCAGGATCAATATCAATGAGGGGGCAATAGAAACATTAATGCAGCGGTATTTTACAGCCTGTGGTTTATTGGATAAACGGGTGGTAAGCAACCTGGATGATGTATCGCTGAAAGGAGAGCTGATGCAGTGGGTAGTGTTGCATCAGTTTGCTAAAGTGCTGGGTATGGAAAATAACCTGGCGGGAAGTACAGCGTACAGTGTAAGTGAGCTGAGGAATGCTGACTTTGTGAAGCGATTTGGTATCACCGCTTCTGTTTCGGATGATATTGCTTTTAACTATGTAGCACAGCCAGGCGATCAGTTGCCGGTATCCTCTTTAATAGCCGGTATCTCTTCTTACGATTCGCTGGCCATAGGTTGGGCTTACCATGTGTTTGCCAATGATGCGCAGGCGCGCCAGGCTTTGCAGCAGGTTGCTTTTGCCAATAAGGCTTTACGTTATGTACCTGCTTCTAAGAACGATCCGTTGACATTGTCTGATGATTTGAGCAACGACCAGGTGGCAGCAGGCGAACTGGGGATGAAGAATCTGTCTGTTTTATATCCGCAGCTGGAGAGCATTACAGGTAAGATGCAGGTGCCTGATGAAGATTGGATGGTGTTTAAGAAATTAAGTTATGCTATGTTCAATACGTATGATACGTATGTGAAAAATGCAGCGGCTTATATCGGCGGCATTTCTGATATGCCGGTGTTAAAGGGATATAATGAAGTGCCTGTGCTTTATGTTAGTAAGCAACAACAGCAGCAGGCATTTGCGTTTATAAGTAACTATGCGTTGAATGGGGTGCCTGAATGGATGAGCAGCAAACGGCTGCAAAGTCTGGGTAAAGAGGCCATCCGCGATACCTTTTTGCGTATGGCGGGCAGTGTGCTGAACAAACTGATCAGCCCGGAAGTGCTGGACAGGCTGGTGGCAGCTGAAAACGCGATGGGCAGCGCTGCTTATACAGCTTCGGATTTGTTTGCACAGCTGGATCATGTGGTATTTAAAGATTTTAATGCGGCTTTTACACCTGATGATTATAACCTGGAAATGCAACGCACATTTGTGTCTAACCTGGTGCAGATTGCAGGTAAGGCTTCTATTACCACGGGTTTGAATGATGTAACGGATGTATTGCATTTTTATACCAGTCGTACCATTAAAAATATCCAAAGACTTGCTAAAACGCATCAGAACGCCCAGGTGAGAATGCGTTATCAGCTGATGATGAATAGCATTGAAAAAGATTACCTGAAAAAGCCTATTTAA
- a CDS encoding thioredoxin family protein: MKKILKATLVLLLAASQLKAQNRKIVFDTLTLEAACKKAALTNQLVFVDCYTTWCIPCKHMEANVFTVDSVADYFNKTFINLKMDMEKGEAVALGKKYRIGAYPSYLLIDKDGNLVYKFVGGMLAGEFMAKVKGGQNPFNEVAILNGLYDEGDRSPALMRRYIQQKIRLMEIAPAKALNADYMKQLSAADKTLPENWFLFGENRYALYLSEAGSGNFDYLANHWKEFTVHISKDTIDKKLGAVYRKTMGVYLSGAYKSHLNDNYKVADMAKYRKQIAATQMPDKDQLLTWMDISEAVVNKQYNQATQLLADHVDKFSEANQHVVFDFIFGLLSVKGYKYEGFGVIADKIEKTSTNPYLIHSCEQYKQKELEARAK; the protein is encoded by the coding sequence ATGAAAAAAATACTAAAAGCCACACTGGTACTGCTGCTGGCAGCCAGTCAGCTGAAAGCGCAGAACCGGAAAATTGTTTTTGATACCCTCACCCTGGAAGCGGCTTGTAAAAAAGCCGCTTTAACCAACCAGCTGGTGTTTGTAGACTGCTACACTACCTGGTGTATTCCCTGTAAGCATATGGAGGCAAATGTGTTTACAGTGGATAGCGTAGCAGACTATTTCAACAAAACCTTTATCAATCTGAAAATGGATATGGAAAAGGGCGAAGCGGTGGCGCTGGGTAAGAAATATAGAATAGGCGCTTATCCTTCTTATTTGCTGATTGATAAGGATGGCAACCTGGTATATAAGTTTGTAGGTGGTATGCTGGCCGGGGAATTTATGGCTAAAGTTAAAGGGGGGCAAAACCCTTTTAATGAAGTGGCGATATTGAACGGATTGTATGATGAGGGAGATCGTTCCCCTGCATTGATGCGCCGGTACATTCAGCAGAAGATACGGCTGATGGAAATAGCACCTGCTAAAGCGCTGAATGCAGATTATATGAAGCAACTGAGCGCTGCCGATAAAACCCTGCCCGAAAACTGGTTCCTGTTTGGCGAGAACAGGTATGCGTTGTACCTGAGCGAAGCAGGTAGTGGTAATTTTGATTATCTGGCTAACCACTGGAAAGAATTTACTGTCCATATCAGCAAGGATACGATCGATAAAAAGCTGGGAGCAGTGTATCGTAAAACGATGGGTGTGTATTTGAGCGGTGCCTATAAAAGCCATTTAAACGATAATTATAAAGTGGCTGATATGGCAAAATACCGGAAGCAGATAGCCGCTACACAAATGCCTGATAAAGACCAGTTGCTTACGTGGATGGATATTTCAGAAGCGGTGGTGAACAAGCAATACAACCAGGCCACTCAATTGCTGGCCGATCATGTAGACAAGTTCTCTGAGGCAAATCAGCATGTCGTGTTCGACTTTATTTTTGGTCTTTTATCTGTGAAGGGGTATAAATATGAGGGCTTCGGTGTTATTGCAGATAAGATTGAGAAAACATCTACTAATCCTTATTTAATTCATAGTTGTGAACAGTATAAGCAAAAAGAGCTGGAAGCACGTGCAAAGTAA
- a CDS encoding S9 family peptidase: MNSISKKSWKHVQSKAVCLLLLLTAGRAVAQQPDYAAAEKYEASHLQELAGSLQQVPFFVKGDSSFWYRQALPGEKKDVYYMVDPRAKTKTLLSKVPEGGPFKKVFHSDVSPDTLWELYAEQHNLYLMKRNDSSFRQLTHTGEVYHSFASVADRDDMKGHMITDAVWSRDSRHFCMLRKDSRKVGTMTVLNSLFYGRPYINTYKYEWPMDTAVTQYEMYIGSTTADSLYKVNLTRWPDQEVQLITTKQPGEEMFLIRRKRTRDEMELCAVNMTTGVLRVVIHEESKPVINEDMFQVVIVNEGRDIFWWSDRTGWGQYYHYNREGRLLNALTQGNWTAGKLCATDTVKRCVYLYGYGREKERNPYYSFLYKVNFDGTGFTLLTPENATHHVFLSPKLDYLIDNYSRIDMPPGSVVRNMKGELMMEFFKADVSKLYAYGWKAPEPFIVKAKDGVTDLYGLMWKPFNFDSTKKYPVISQVYPGPQIETVWSEFTVTDRYNNTALAQMGFIVVCMGHRGNSPIRNAAYYKYGHGNLRDYALEDDKYGLEQLGSRFAYIDLNRVGIFGHSGGGMMTVAAMGTYPDFYKAGVASSGNHDNKIYNRTWGEVYQGFDKPYTNNQSLAANIKGSLMLVAGESDANVNPAHTMRMADALIHAGKDFDLLLLPGQSHTYEGVYKTYYEKRLRSFFAKHLLQ; this comes from the coding sequence GTGAACAGTATAAGCAAAAAGAGCTGGAAGCACGTGCAAAGTAAAGCTGTATGCCTGTTGTTGTTACTGACAGCGGGCAGGGCAGTAGCCCAACAGCCTGATTACGCTGCGGCAGAAAAATACGAAGCATCGCATTTGCAGGAGCTGGCGGGTAGCCTGCAACAGGTTCCTTTTTTTGTGAAAGGTGATAGTAGCTTCTGGTACCGGCAAGCATTGCCAGGTGAGAAGAAGGATGTGTATTACATGGTAGACCCACGGGCTAAAACGAAGACGTTGCTGAGTAAAGTTCCGGAAGGTGGACCTTTTAAAAAGGTATTCCATTCGGATGTGTCGCCCGATACCTTGTGGGAGTTGTATGCCGAACAACACAATCTTTACCTGATGAAAAGAAATGATTCTTCCTTTCGCCAGCTTACGCATACCGGGGAAGTGTATCATTCTTTTGCTTCTGTGGCCGACCGGGATGATATGAAGGGGCATATGATCACAGATGCAGTATGGTCGAGAGATTCCCGGCACTTTTGCATGCTACGAAAAGATTCCAGGAAGGTGGGTACTATGACGGTGTTAAACTCGCTGTTCTATGGCAGGCCATACATCAATACTTACAAGTATGAATGGCCTATGGATACCGCTGTTACACAATACGAAATGTATATAGGCAGTACCACAGCCGATTCATTGTATAAAGTGAACCTTACCCGCTGGCCCGATCAGGAAGTGCAATTGATTACTACTAAACAGCCGGGGGAAGAAATGTTTCTGATACGCCGGAAAAGAACGCGCGACGAAATGGAGCTGTGTGCCGTGAATATGACAACGGGAGTACTACGTGTAGTGATTCATGAAGAAAGCAAACCGGTGATTAATGAAGATATGTTCCAGGTAGTGATTGTAAATGAAGGCCGTGATATTTTCTGGTGGAGCGACAGAACAGGCTGGGGACAATATTATCATTACAACCGCGAAGGCCGTTTGTTGAATGCATTGACGCAGGGTAACTGGACGGCAGGTAAGCTTTGTGCTACCGATACGGTAAAGCGTTGTGTGTATTTGTATGGTTATGGCAGGGAAAAAGAAAGGAACCCTTATTATTCCTTCTTATACAAAGTGAATTTTGATGGCACCGGTTTTACGTTGTTAACGCCTGAAAACGCTACGCACCACGTGTTTTTATCTCCTAAGCTGGATTACCTCATAGATAACTATTCCCGCATAGATATGCCCCCAGGCAGCGTGGTAAGAAATATGAAGGGCGAGCTGATGATGGAATTTTTTAAAGCAGACGTTTCTAAACTGTATGCCTATGGCTGGAAAGCGCCGGAGCCTTTTATAGTGAAAGCAAAAGATGGTGTTACAGATTTATATGGCCTGATGTGGAAGCCTTTTAATTTTGATTCTACCAAAAAGTATCCCGTGATATCGCAGGTGTATCCTGGTCCGCAGATAGAAACGGTATGGAGCGAATTTACGGTAACAGACCGTTATAACAACACGGCGCTGGCGCAAATGGGCTTTATTGTAGTATGTATGGGGCACAGAGGTAACTCACCTATACGCAATGCAGCTTATTATAAATATGGACATGGTAATTTGCGTGACTATGCACTGGAAGACGATAAGTATGGCCTGGAGCAACTGGGCAGCCGGTTTGCTTATATAGACCTGAACCGGGTAGGGATTTTCGGCCACTCCGGTGGTGGTATGATGACAGTGGCGGCTATGGGAACGTATCCTGATTTTTACAAAGCCGGCGTAGCTTCTTCCGGTAACCACGATAATAAAATTTATAACCGCACCTGGGGTGAGGTTTACCAGGGCTTTGATAAGCCTTATACCAACAATCAAAGCCTGGCTGCGAATATTAAAGGCAGCCTGATGCTGGTAGCGGGTGAATCGGATGCCAATGTAAACCCTGCCCATACTATGCGTATGGCTGATGCTTTAATACATGCCGGGAAAGATTTTGACCTGCTGTTGTTACCCGGCCAGTCGCATACGTACGAAGGGGTATATAAAACCTATTATGAAAAGAGATTGAGATCGTTTTTTGCAAAGCATCTGTTACAGTAA
- a CDS encoding helix-turn-helix domain-containing protein: MVQVLHDINYSVVYPEAGLLPWVDSFWMLYNTTAESKEIVVLPDGRVDLFLSRGTNEPFDIMLMGLGSQPDITAIMPGRLMFAISFNLPAIEYVLHTSIADIVDAARELPAGFWDFTEADLGNFDAFCRKATQQIRKQVTLQTDSRKDQLFQLLYASKGDIGVQELADQVFWSSRQINRYFTDRFGISLKTYCNILRFRASFQQIAEGRLYPEQNFTDQAHFIKEIKRLSGVTPGELYKNPNDRFIQFSPLTRQ; this comes from the coding sequence ATGGTGCAGGTGTTACACGATATTAACTATAGTGTGGTTTATCCGGAGGCAGGCCTGTTGCCTTGGGTGGATAGCTTCTGGATGCTGTACAACACCACCGCTGAGTCTAAAGAAATTGTGGTGTTACCCGATGGGCGGGTAGATCTGTTTCTTTCCCGTGGCACTAATGAGCCTTTTGATATCATGCTGATGGGCCTGGGTAGCCAGCCGGATATTACGGCTATTATGCCGGGCAGGCTTATGTTTGCCATCAGCTTTAACCTGCCTGCTATTGAATATGTATTGCATACCAGCATTGCAGATATTGTAGATGCTGCCCGTGAACTGCCGGCGGGTTTCTGGGATTTTACAGAAGCCGACCTGGGAAATTTTGATGCTTTTTGCCGCAAAGCCACACAGCAGATACGAAAGCAGGTAACACTGCAAACGGATAGCCGGAAAGACCAACTGTTTCAATTATTATATGCTTCAAAAGGAGATATAGGCGTGCAGGAGCTGGCCGACCAGGTATTCTGGAGCAGCCGGCAGATTAACCGTTATTTTACTGACAGGTTTGGCATATCGTTAAAAACCTATTGCAATATCCTTCGCTTCCGGGCTTCCTTTCAACAGATAGCCGAGGGCAGACTGTACCCGGAACAAAACTTTACCGACCAGGCCCACTTCATCAAAGAAATTAAACGTTTATCAGGTGTTACTCCCGGTGAGTTATACAAGAACCCAAACGACCGATTTATACAATTTTCCCCTCTTACCCGCCAGTAG
- a CDS encoding FAD-dependent oxidoreductase, producing the protein MIIENKKIAIIGGGPGGLTLARLLQLKGANVQVYERDVNAGVRQQGATLDLHEESGLKALEQAGLMDAFKQYFRPGADKTRVTDAKGNIAWEDHAHKPEENFGSEYFRPEIDRGPLRDLLIQSLTPGTIVWDSRLLSQQRTPQGWLLQFENGTTATADIIIAADGANSKLRALVTPIPPFYSGVTAVEGSVYDAATAAPQASTLLQGGKVFAFEGDKCIILSSKGDGSVTFYVSLPMEEGEIGNSGIDFSNKASVHAWFTKNFTGWEGVWQELFENAAVPFVPRPINCMPVDQYWEAQPDITLLGDAAHLMPPFAGEGVNMAMQDALELSECLTSNVYGDVVTAIGAYEKAMRARAGEKARESLENTRWMHAEGALKKIIKIFGN; encoded by the coding sequence ATGATAATAGAAAACAAAAAAATAGCCATTATAGGTGGTGGACCAGGTGGCTTAACACTGGCCAGGCTTTTACAGTTAAAGGGTGCTAACGTGCAGGTGTATGAAAGGGATGTGAACGCCGGGGTAAGGCAGCAAGGTGCTACGTTAGACCTGCACGAAGAATCGGGCCTGAAAGCATTGGAACAGGCGGGTTTAATGGATGCGTTTAAACAGTACTTCAGGCCGGGAGCAGATAAAACAAGGGTTACAGATGCAAAAGGAAACATTGCCTGGGAGGATCATGCGCATAAGCCAGAGGAAAATTTTGGTAGTGAATATTTCAGGCCGGAAATAGATCGTGGCCCTTTGCGGGATTTGCTGATTCAATCTTTAACACCGGGCACCATTGTGTGGGATAGCCGTTTGTTATCGCAGCAAAGAACACCACAAGGCTGGTTGCTGCAATTTGAAAATGGCACTACGGCAACCGCAGATATTATTATAGCAGCCGATGGCGCAAATTCTAAACTGCGTGCACTGGTTACGCCTATACCACCATTTTACTCCGGCGTTACAGCAGTAGAAGGCAGTGTATATGATGCCGCAACAGCAGCACCACAGGCAAGTACTTTATTACAAGGCGGAAAGGTGTTTGCTTTTGAGGGTGATAAGTGTATTATACTAAGCTCCAAAGGCGATGGTAGCGTTACGTTTTATGTGAGCCTGCCTATGGAAGAAGGGGAGATAGGAAACAGTGGGATTGATTTTTCTAATAAAGCATCGGTACATGCCTGGTTTACGAAAAACTTTACCGGGTGGGAAGGAGTATGGCAGGAGTTGTTTGAAAATGCTGCCGTGCCTTTTGTACCCCGGCCTATCAACTGCATGCCGGTAGATCAATATTGGGAAGCTCAACCCGATATTACTTTGTTAGGCGATGCGGCGCACCTGATGCCGCCCTTTGCCGGTGAAGGGGTGAATATGGCTATGCAGGACGCATTAGAATTAAGTGAATGTTTAACCAGTAATGTGTATGGGGATGTAGTAACAGCTATTGGGGCGTATGAAAAAGCCATGCGTGCAAGGGCGGGTGAAAAGGCGCGGGAATCGTTGGAAAATACCCGCTGGATGCATGCGGAGGGAGCGCTGAAAAAAATTATAAAAATATTTGGCAATTGA
- a CDS encoding RNA polymerase sigma factor: MKSDTEEILLWNAYREGDADAFRQLYDIYYPGLINYGHRFTGDAQYVEHAVQDLFVKLWQNRDRIDAAISVKNYLYVSFRRVLLRQLQSAKVFVPLKDGEDDYHFSFTLSPESDLISKERMLQLQQQLHKALQNMNARQREVIYLKYYENLSYDEIADIMGITVKGTYKLMYRAIDTLKEQMGNFMLLVLYLLVSQPLRYRG, translated from the coding sequence ATGAAATCTGATACAGAGGAAATTTTACTGTGGAATGCTTACAGGGAAGGTGATGCGGACGCGTTCCGGCAACTATATGATATTTATTATCCTGGTTTGATCAATTATGGACACCGGTTTACGGGAGATGCCCAATATGTGGAGCATGCCGTGCAGGATTTGTTTGTAAAACTATGGCAAAACAGGGATCGTATAGATGCGGCAATTTCCGTTAAAAACTATCTGTATGTAAGTTTTCGCCGGGTATTGCTGCGGCAGCTGCAAAGCGCCAAAGTATTTGTGCCCTTAAAGGATGGGGAAGACGACTATCATTTCTCTTTTACTTTAAGTCCGGAATCGGACCTTATCAGTAAAGAAAGAATGCTGCAACTACAGCAGCAACTACACAAGGCCCTGCAAAATATGAATGCCAGGCAACGGGAGGTCATCTATCTTAAATATTATGAGAATTTAAGTTATGACGAGATCGCCGATATTATGGGCATCACCGTAAAAGGCACCTACAAGCTCATGTACCGCGCTATTGATACCCTGAAAGAGCAGATGGGCAATTTTATGTTGCTGGTATTGTATCTGCTGGTTTCCCAACCGTTACGTTACAGGGGATAA
- a CDS encoding FecR family protein: MDENLQKYSQYRVADFLGDDAFIRWAQYPNEWNGQEWAAVLAAFPEKQADIQRARELAIALGAQETAPALADRKEWLWQQITANSIDKKHRVPVLLLRRWKPLLAAAAVLLVLCYAGYEAFLHTTREVKTGFGSQAMVNMPDESEIMLNRHSSIAYSRLWNAARSREVELTGEADFKVKHVAVPGKTTMADSFRVHVNKLTITVLGTEFNVRSRRGQTAVTLRQGRLRIDFANATQAPVYLLPGEQYVYNEAAPAQAVKQAASVNKASAWKQQTLILEGTGVKDIVEMLEDEYGYKVVVKNPAILTRKIRGSVPVKDISNLFFVLQNILDVNIEQQGNTLLITDK, translated from the coding sequence ATGGACGAAAATCTTCAAAAATACAGCCAGTACCGGGTTGCCGACTTTTTAGGCGACGACGCTTTTATCCGTTGGGCGCAATATCCGAACGAGTGGAATGGGCAGGAGTGGGCTGCTGTACTAGCTGCTTTTCCTGAAAAACAAGCCGATATACAGCGCGCCCGGGAATTGGCCATAGCACTGGGTGCACAGGAAACTGCACCTGCCCTGGCAGATAGAAAGGAATGGTTGTGGCAGCAGATTACCGCCAATAGCATTGATAAAAAGCATCGCGTACCTGTGTTGTTATTACGCAGGTGGAAACCGCTGCTGGCCGCCGCCGCTGTTTTACTGGTATTGTGCTATGCAGGGTATGAAGCGTTTTTACATACTACGCGTGAAGTAAAAACCGGTTTTGGCAGCCAGGCCATGGTGAATATGCCCGACGAATCGGAGATTATGTTAAACCGCCATTCCAGCATTGCTTACTCCCGGCTGTGGAATGCTGCCCGCTCCCGCGAAGTGGAGCTTACCGGGGAAGCCGATTTTAAAGTGAAGCATGTGGCGGTGCCGGGTAAAACTACCATGGCCGACTCGTTCCGGGTGCATGTGAACAAGCTTACTATTACTGTGCTGGGTACTGAATTCAATGTACGCAGCCGCAGGGGACAAACAGCGGTAACACTGCGCCAGGGCCGGCTGCGTATTGATTTTGCCAATGCCACGCAAGCACCTGTGTACCTGTTGCCGGGCGAGCAATATGTCTATAACGAAGCAGCACCTGCACAGGCCGTTAAACAGGCTGCCAGTGTAAACAAGGCCAGCGCCTGGAAGCAACAGACTTTAATACTGGAAGGTACCGGTGTAAAAGACATTGTGGAAATGCTGGAAGATGAATATGGTTATAAAGTAGTGGTGAAGAACCCCGCTATACTTACGCGTAAAATACGTGGCAGTGTGCCCGTTAAAGATATCAGCAATCTCTTTTTCGTATTACAAAACATACTGGATGTGAACATAGAACAGCAGGGGAATACGCTGCTTATTACCGATAAATAA